Part of the Bdellovibrionales bacterium genome is shown below.
CACCAATTAGTTGGCAATATATCTGTGAGGACAGGAGTGGCCCTAACATACGTGATACCGGCAGTTGACCCAATCCAGGTAATCTCCGGAGCAATGACCTCATCTCCTTTTTTAATCTTGAGCGCAGTGAGCAGAAGGTGAATTGCCGTAGTGCAATTTGGTGTCATGACTCCAAATTTTCTACCGTGCCACTGTGCAAATTCATTTTGAAAGTCTTCCACATAATTATAGGGCTTTTCGTACCAACCGGTTTTCATTGCATCCAGCACGCAATCAATTTCTACTTGGGTTATAGATGGTCCTGCCGCATAAATTTTCTCCATTAGTGAATTCCTCGCTGCAATGCTATTAGGTCTACTAGTTCTATTCAGCACTTTCCTCTCTTTAGTTCAGTCTATGTTTGTCTTGAAAACATTTCGAATGGTGTATTGGGTTTGTTTGGTAGTTGCATAATAATTTTTTAAAATAACATCAGAAATAAGCCCAAATATGAATAGCTGAAGTGAGCTAAGATAAAGTGAAACCGCAATCAGTGGTAAAATATTTTTGAAGAGATCATTTCCTACAAGGGAGAAGTAAATTCCAACGATAGTAGTAAGAATTCCTGCGATAAATAGAACTACGCCAAGGCCACCTAAGAGATGTAGAGGTCGCCCAGCATACTTATTCCAAAACCAAACAGAGATCATGTCCAAAAAACCTTTTATGGTGCGCTTCCAGTTATATTTCGTTTGCCCAGCGTCGCGGTGACGATGATTCACTATGATCTCTCCTATGCGAAACCCTTTTATTTTAAGGAGGGCAGGGATAAAACGATGCATTTCCCCAAACAAATTGATCTGATCAAAACACTCTTTCTTGTAGATCTTTAAAGAGCAGCCGCTATCGTGAATTCCATCTTTAATAAGAAGCCCCCTTAAAAAGTTTGCCCCCCTAGAAACAATTTTCTTCAAAAAAGGATCTTTTCTATTTTTTCGCCACCCCGAGACAGCGTCGACATCATTTCCCCTAATATATTCAAGAAGATTGGGGATGTCTTTTGGATCATTCTGCCCATCGCCATCCATCGTGACAATATATTCATATTGCGCCGCTTTAATTCCCGCATCAATTGCAGCCGTTTGGCCAAAGTTCTTTTTGAACTGAATATATTTAATCGGTTTTAG
Proteins encoded:
- a CDS encoding glycosyltransferase family 2 protein, with amino-acid sequence MSLKIPEISIVVPIYNEAESIKKLHSEIADVCVAENYVFEIIFVDDGSRDNTSETVKSLKPIKYIQFKKNFGQTAAIDAGIKAAQYEYIVTMDGDGQNDPKDIPNLLEYIRGNDVDAVSGWRKNRKDPFLKKIVSRGANFLRGLLIKDGIHDSGCSLKIYKKECFDQINLFGEMHRFIPALLKIKGFRIGEIIVNHRHRDAGQTKYNWKRTIKGFLDMISVWFWNKYAGRPLHLLGGLGVVLFIAGILTTIVGIYFSLVGNDLFKNILPLIAVSLYLSSLQLFIFGLISDVILKNYYATTKQTQYTIRNVFKTNID